One window from the genome of Musa acuminata AAA Group cultivar baxijiao chromosome BXJ1-4, Cavendish_Baxijiao_AAA, whole genome shotgun sequence encodes:
- the LOC135645670 gene encoding pseudouridine kinase-like, which produces MESAARRRLESIGRHLLPPRILSRDLHLNPVSLTESNAVGSSPVIIGGMILDIHAKPFTDPVPGTTKPGEVQYVSGGVARNIAECMSKLGTRPFMISAVGFDMAGEMLLRYWKSAGLSTEGILQSKSIRTPVVSIVFDSSGELAAAVASVEAVEKFLTPEFIKQFQSYICSAPMLILDANLHPKSIEFACQIAAAAGIPVWFEPVSVKKSTRIATVVNYITCASPNEKELIAMANALSSRKQFKFHCESTKGQRQSVESLFQVLKPAICFLLDKGIKLLVVTLGPDGVFLCIREWPRFKSHDLKSSKLDGLGRMSHEFVDESCSLKQNCTTISGQLGFKSYAFHFPALHASVVSLTGAGDCLVAGILASISSGFDMMRSVAVGIAVAKAAVESETNVPAEFFLHNIAGEAKIILSGVKQLPL; this is translated from the exons ATGGAGAGTGCTGCGCGCAGGCGGTTGGAATCGATCGGTCGCCATCTCCTCCCTCCCCGAATCCTCTCCCGGGACCTTCATCTG AATCCGGTTAGTTTGACGGAATCAAACGCCGTTGGCTCTTCGCCTGTTATAATCGGTGGGATGATTTTGGACATCCACGCCAAGCCTTTCACTGATCCGGTTCCCGGAACCACTAAGCCCGGGGAG GTTCAGTATGTAAGTGGAGGAGTGGCAAGAAATATTGCTGAATGTATGTCAAAACTTGGAACTAGACCTTTCATGATCAGTGCTGTTGGAtttgacatggcag gagAGATGCTACTGAGGTATTGGAAATCTGCTGGACTTTCTACAGAAG GAATCCTGCAGTCAAAGAGTATCAGAACTCCTGTTGTTTCAATTGTATTTGATTCCAGTGGAGAGTTAGCAGCTGCTGTTGCAAGTGTTGAGGCTGTT GAAAAGTTTCTGACTCCAGAATTCATCAAGCAATTTCAGAGCTATATATGCTCTGCACCAATGTTAATTCTTGATGCAAATTTGCACCCAAAATCGATTGAATTTGCTTGTCAAA TTGCAGCAGCAGCTGGTATCCCAGTATGGTTTGAGCCTGTCTCAGTGAAAAAGTCTACAAGAATTGCAACTGTTGTGAATTAT ATAACTTGTGCTTCTCCGAATGAAAAAGAGCTTATTGCAATGGCAAACGCTCTATCATCCAGGAAACAGTTCAAATTTCACTGCGAATCAACTAAAGGACAACGACAGTCTGTTGAATCTCTGTTTCAAGTGCTGAAACCAGCAATATGTTTTTTGCTCGACAAAGGTATTAAACTGCTTGTTGTGACTCTTGGCCCAGATGGTGTTTTCTTATGTATTAGAGAATGGCCAAGGTTTAAAAGTCATGATTTGAAGAGCAGCAAATTGGACGGTCTTGGGAGGATGTCACATGAATTTGTGGATGAAAGCTGCTCCCTGAAGCAAAATTGCACCACAATATCTGGACAGCTTGGTTTCAAGTCTTATGCGTTTCATTTTCCTGCACTTCATGCATCAGTGGTGAGCTTAACAGGAGCAGGTGACTGCTTGGTTGCTGGAATCCTTGCATCCATTTCCTCTGGTTTCGACATGATGCGAAGTGTCGCAGTGGGCATTGCTGTTGCAAAAGCAGCAGTTGAGAGTGAAACGAACGTTCCAGCTGAATTCTTTTTACACAATATTGCAG GTGAAGCGAAGATCATTCTCTCGGGGGTTAAACAACTTCCCTTATGA
- the LOC135645674 gene encoding small ribosomal subunit protein uS10c-like produces the protein MAASSSLSATLALPPLSNRASLSPKPRCLSFSPQWSNPLISLRSRVPSSPRAPAAAAEAVGAEQTPDAAGTSIGFEVEDKSAVALDVDADADKMAPKQKIRIKLRSYWVSLMEDSCKQILEAARTTNAKTMGPVPLPTKRRVYCVLKSPHVHKDSRFHFEIRTHQRLIDILYPTAQTIDSLMQLDLPAGVDVEVKL, from the exons ATGGCCGCGTCTTCCTCGCTATCCGCGACGCTCGCCCTCCCTCCTCTCTCCAATCGCGCTTCCCTCTCTCCGAAGCCCAGATGCCTCTCCTTCTCGCCCCAATGGTCGAATCCTCTCATCTCCCTCCGCTCCCGCGTCCCCTCTTCGCCGCGCGCCCCCGCTGCCGCCGCGGAGGCTGTCGGGGCCGAGCAAACCCCAGATGCAGCGGGGACTTCGATCGGCTTCGAG GTTGAGGATAAATCTGCCGTGGCTCTCGATGTCGATGCGGATGCCGATAAG ATGGCGCCGAAGCAGAAAATAAGAATCAAGCTGAGGTCCTACTGGGTGTCGTTGATGGAGGACTCATGCAAGCAGATCCTGGAAGCTGCTAGAACAACCAACGCCAAGACCATGGGTCCAGTTCCCCTTCCCACAAAGAGGAGAGTTTATTGTGTCCTCAAGTCACCCCATGTTCACAAGGATTCCCGTTTCCATTTCGAGATTCGGACTCACCAGCGGCTAATCGATATCTTGTATCCGACCGCCCAAACGATCGACTCGCTAATGCAGCTTGACCTTCCAGCCGGTGTGGATGTGGAGGTCAAGCTATGA
- the LOC135583100 gene encoding uncharacterized protein LOC135583100: MGWAQMIGNDAGIDWDQAVHVYMNVIACESEDLQIKATIQLARLSKDAPEAILASTIPVLVDLLSSTSRMQEAAVYALSCIAHKHDGRLCPMICQLEAISLLLRLLPTSKEGLRRTLLKCLRTLVSFDGPSRLILAANGGLDITLDLLSRCTDDTRRYLLEILTALALLREVRRVLTGFDVLRFLVEALSNGKMISRARAAQTIGVLAISRRVRQKLVDLGVIPALIGFLKEADSSYRLVAGNALGIISSHVDYLRPVAQAGAIPLFVELLKGPEPLGKEIAEDAFCVLAVEEENGVMITEEMVRVLEGDADDAKGAALDIVWDLAGYRHSISVVRESGAIPVLVDLLRNMDGNLREKASGAIAQLSYDAANREAIVEAGAIPVLIDLLRGDPEEVREYAAECLLNFAEDPLHRERVSEAYAVPSFLAIQDRLIRIRASDEHIFRSMSTPNVERFISH, encoded by the coding sequence ATGGGTTGGGCGCAGATGATCGGAAACGATGCAGGCATCGACTGGGACCAAGCTGTTCATGTTTACATGAATGTGATTGCCTGTGAGAGTGAAGATTTGCAGATCAAAGCCACTATTCAGCTTGCCCGTTTGTCGAAGGACGCACCGGAGGCCATCTTGGCAAGCACCATTCCCGTTCTTGTAGACCTCCTATCTTCCACATCACGGATGCAAGAAGCAGCTGTGTATGCTTTAAGCTGCATCGCCCACAAGCATGATGGTCGCTTATGCCCCATGATTTGCCAATTGGAAGCAATCTCTTTACTTCTTAGGCTACTTCCAACGTCTAAAGAAGGGCTGAGGAGAACATTGCTTAAGTGCCTTCGGACTTTAGTATCTTTTGATGGTCCCAGTAGGTTGATTCTAGCAGCAAATGGTGGTCTGGATATCACACTAGATTTGTTGTCTAGATGCACTGATGATACAAGGCGGTACTTATTGGAGATTCTCACTGCCTTGGCTTTGTTGAGAGAAGTGAGACGAGTATTAACGGGCTTTGATGTCCTCAGGTTTCTTGTTGAAGCTTTATCAAATGGTAAAATGATATCGAGAGCACGAGCTGCCCAAACCATTGGGGTGCTCGCGATTTCGAGGAGAGTCCGGCAGAAACTTGTTGATTTGGGGGTCATTCCAGCGCTCATTGGTTTTCTAAAGGAGGCTGATTCCTCTTATAGGCTAGTTGCGGGAAATGCTCTTGGTATAATCTCCTCTCATGTTGACTACCTTAGGCCAGTAGCTCAAGCCGGTGCAATCCCATTGTTTGTGGAACTGCTCAAAGGACCTGAACCCCTTGGGAAAGAAATTGCCGAAGATGCTTTTTGTGTATTAGCCGTGGAAGAGGAGAATGGTGTCATGATAACAGAGGAGATGGTGAGGGTTCTTGAGGGTGATGCTGACGACGCAAAAGGTGCAGCTTTAGATATTGTATGGGATCTAGCGGGGTACAGGCATTCCATCTCTGTTGTCAGAGAATCAGGTGCAATTCCAGTTTTGGTAGACCTCCTGCGTAACATGGATGGCAATCTTAGAGAGAAAGCATCTGGTGCTATTGCACAATTAAGTTATGATGCAGCAAACAGGGAAGCTATTGTGGAAGCTGGTGCCATTCCTGTTCTTATTGACCTTTTGAGAGGTGATCCGGAGGAGGTCAGGGAATATGCAGCGGAATGTCTACTTAATTTTGCAGAAGATCCTTTGCATCGGGAGCGAGTCTCTGAAGCCTACGCAGTTCCATCTTTTCTGGCCATACAAGATAGGTTAATTCGTATCCGTGCCTCTGATGAACATATTTTCAGGTCCATGAGTACGCCGAACGTTGAGCGATTCATTTCACACTAA
- the LOC135583101 gene encoding chitin-inducible gibberellin-responsive protein 2-like, whose translation MNANEGDSHFMPQNHQSSDYVSSDDGFQQRHVQPRTSHVPFYTLDSSLATANCTTHNPPSSLSFSPISGSSMSQQDSVSDNANGSPVSATIEDPSDLKNRLREIEAAMLGPDLDTIGNSDNGYPGDLSLEPEKWRGVMETPRGDLKQFLIACARAVAENDLIAVEWLISELKQMVSVSGEPIQRLGAYLLEGLIARLASSGSSIYKALKCKEPVSSDLLSYMHILYEVCPYFKFGYLSANGAIVEAVKGENMVHIIDFQITQGSQWVTLIQALAAMPGGPPRIRITGIDDNVSAYARGGGLHIVGQRLSRLAESCNMPFEFHSVAMSSCDVELEHLDIQPGEALAINFNLHLHHMPDESVSTRNHRDRLLRMIKSVSPKVVTLVEHEANTNTAPFFPRFLETLDYYTAIFDSIDVCLPRENKERISVEQHCLARDIVNIIACEGAERVERYELFGKWNSRFTMAGFRPCHLSPLVNATIKTLLQNYSEHYRLEERDGILYLGWKNRPLVVSCAWR comes from the coding sequence ATGAATGCTAACGAAGGTGATTCCCATTTTATGCCTCAAAACCATCAATCTTCAGATTATGTTTCTTCTGATGATGGATTCCAGCAAAGGCATGTTCAACCTCGGACAAGTCATGTGCCATTCTACACTCTAGACTCCTCGTTGGCAACTGCTAATTGTACCACACACAACCCTCCGTCTTCTCTCAGTTTCTCACCTATCAGTGGATCCTCTATGTCCCAGCAGGATTCCGTATCCGATAATGCCAATGGATCTCCAGTTAGTGCCACTATTGAAGACCCAAGTGATCTGAAGAACAGGTTAAGGGAGATAGAAGCTGCAATGCTGGGGCCTGATTTGGATACGATTGGGAACTCTGATAACGGCTATCCGGGCGATCTGTCACTCGAGCCAGAGAAGTGGAGAGGAGTGATGGAAACTCCCAGAGGAGACTTGAAACAATTTCTCATAGCCTGTGCTCGAGCTGTTGCAGAGAATGATCTGATTGCTGTTGAATGGCTGATTTCGGAGTTGAAGCAGATGGTTTCAGTTTCAGGGGAACCAATTCAACGGCTAGGGGCATACTTGCTTGAAGGCCTAATAGCTAGGCTGGCTTCCTCTGGTAGTTCCATCTACAAAGCTTTGAAGTGTAAAGAACCTGTGAGTTCTGACCTCCTCAGCTACATGCATATCCTTTATGAGGTCTGCCCATACTTCAAGTTTGGCTACTTGTCTGCAAACGGGGCAATTGTTGAGGCTGTCAAGGGTGAAAACATGGTTCACATCATCGATTTCCAGATCACGCAGGGAAGCCAATGGGTGACCCTCATTCAAGCCCTTGCAGCAATGCCTGGTGGTCCGCCGCGCATAAGAATAACCGGTATCGATGATAATGTTTCTGCTTATGCACGGGGTGGTGGTCTACACATTGTCGGACAGAGATTATCTCGACTCGCTGAATCTTGCAACATGCCTTTTGAATTCCACAGTGTGGCGATGTCAAGCTGTGATGTGGAGCTCGAGCATCTTGACATTCAGCCAGGGGAGGCATTGGCAATAAACTTCAATTTGCATCTGCATCACATGCCAGACGAAAGTGTGAGCACGAGGAACCACCGAGACAGGCTGTTGCGGATGATCAAGAGTGTTTCTCCAAAGGTAGTGACACTCGTGGAACATGAAGCCAACACAAACACAGCTCCATTTTTTCCGAGATTTCTGGAGACTCTAGACTACTATACTGCCATTTTTGATTCGATCGATGTGTGTCTTCCAAGGGAGAACAAAGAGAGAATCAGCGTAGAGCAGCACTGCCTTGCAAGGGACATTGTTAATATTATTGCTTGCGAGGGTGCTGAAAGAGTGGAGAGGTATGAGCTTTTCGGCAAATGGAATTCTCGGTTTACGATGGCTGGATTCAGACCATGCCATCTTAGTCCATTGGTAAATGCAACCATCAAGACACTGTTACAGAACTACTCGGAACACTATCGACTTGAAGAGCGAGATGGCATACTTTATCTCGGATGGAAGAATCGACCGCTCGTTGTCTCGTGCGCCTGGAGATGA